The proteins below come from a single Desulfitobacterium metallireducens DSM 15288 genomic window:
- a CDS encoding DMT family transporter, translating to MFTSHLGEIAALTTAFCWTVSSTSFEVAGKKVGSLSVNLIRLVFAFVFISGYNFFTRGMILPFDASSSTWFWLLFSGLIGFVLGDLFLFQAFVEVGSRISQLIMSIVPPITAILGFFLLGEKITLMAGLGMVVTLGGIALVILMKDPGEKKVKVSHSIKGLIFAFLGACGQASGLVLSKFGMGTFDPFAATQIRIIAGIFGFIIVITFLKGWGNLHLALKNRQAMKWISIGSVFGPFLGVSLSLFAVQLAPTGVVSTLTSITPILLIPVAVFGFKEKIRPQEILGAFISLIGVSLLFL from the coding sequence TTGTTTACATCACACCTTGGGGAAATAGCGGCATTGACGACTGCTTTCTGTTGGACTGTTTCTTCAACGTCTTTTGAAGTGGCAGGAAAAAAGGTAGGATCTTTATCCGTTAATCTCATCCGCTTAGTTTTCGCCTTTGTATTTATTTCAGGCTATAATTTCTTCACGAGGGGCATGATTTTACCCTTTGATGCATCAAGTTCAACCTGGTTTTGGTTGCTCTTTTCCGGATTGATTGGTTTTGTCCTTGGCGATTTATTCCTATTTCAAGCGTTTGTTGAAGTGGGTTCTCGCATATCCCAGTTGATTATGTCCATCGTTCCACCGATTACCGCTATTTTGGGCTTTTTCCTCCTAGGAGAAAAAATAACGCTGATGGCTGGGCTTGGGATGGTTGTTACTTTAGGCGGGATTGCTCTGGTTATTCTGATGAAAGATCCAGGTGAGAAAAAAGTAAAGGTATCTCATTCAATTAAGGGGTTAATTTTCGCTTTTTTAGGGGCTTGTGGACAAGCCTCTGGCCTAGTTCTGAGCAAGTTTGGCATGGGCACTTTTGACCCCTTTGCCGCGACGCAGATCCGCATTATTGCAGGTATCTTTGGCTTTATCATCGTGATTACGTTCTTGAAGGGTTGGGGGAATTTACATTTAGCGCTTAAGAATAGGCAGGCCATGAAGTGGATCTCGATCGGTTCCGTGTTTGGTCCGTTCCTCGGGGTTTCTCTTTCTTTATTTGCAGTTCAACTTGCACCGACTGGAGTTGTTTCAACCCTAACTTCAATTACCCCCATCTTGCTCATTCCTGTTGCTGTTTTTGGCTTTAAGGAAAAAATACGTCCTCAGGAAATTCTAGGTGCCTTTATCTCTCTGATCGGAGTTTCACTTTTATTTTTGTGA
- a CDS encoding DUF2318 domain-containing protein: protein MGKVQNQSKRDKFTQPRKKNNTPIYVFTGIAVVVLAVGGFYFFGNKNSEVDSKATASIGQSVNYNANDKLQQTKVANKVENGKVTLTTRTDLKEKKFIWTEYKANGKRVPLTAIAEPSGKIVVAVSVCEPCKGESFHISGNTLVCNVCGTTWNLESFKGLSGGCQDYPPEVLQYTQNGDNIEVDQAKLDAWKPRV, encoded by the coding sequence ATGGGAAAAGTGCAAAATCAAAGCAAGCGGGACAAGTTTACACAACCCAGGAAAAAGAATAATACCCCTATTTACGTATTCACAGGGATTGCTGTCGTTGTCTTAGCAGTAGGTGGTTTCTATTTCTTCGGTAATAAAAATTCAGAGGTAGATTCTAAGGCAACGGCTAGCATAGGTCAATCGGTAAACTATAATGCAAATGACAAACTACAACAGACCAAAGTGGCAAACAAAGTTGAAAATGGAAAAGTGACATTGACGACACGGACTGATTTAAAAGAGAAAAAGTTTATCTGGACAGAGTATAAAGCCAATGGGAAAAGAGTTCCCTTAACAGCTATCGCCGAGCCAAGTGGCAAGATTGTTGTTGCGGTGAGCGTATGTGAGCCCTGTAAGGGTGAAAGTTTCCACATAAGTGGGAATACACTCGTCTGTAATGTCTGCGGGACAACTTGGAATCTGGAAAGCTTTAAGGGTCTAAGTGGAGGCTGTCAGGATTATCCGCCTGAAGTTCTCCAATATACGCAAAATGGCGATAACATAGAAGTTGATCAAGCCAAACTCGATGCCTGGAAACCGAGAGTTTAG
- a CDS encoding ABC transporter ATP-binding protein, with amino-acid sequence MNLITIEKVSKTYVSGEGPVEVLKNIDLEIEEGQFLALLGPSGSGKSTLLSILGALNPPTSGQVLIDGISIYDLDSERRADFRHEYIGFVFQQYQLIPYLTALENVMLPLAISKRSDKEQREMAQNVLKKVGLGQKSSRLPNQLSGGEQNRVAIARAIVNEPAIIFADEPTGSLDSKTAQEMLDLFQALNKEGLTIIMVTHNVENLAWVSRSISIRDGQLRATS; translated from the coding sequence ATGAACTTAATTACGATTGAGAAGGTATCGAAAACGTATGTAAGTGGCGAGGGCCCGGTTGAGGTTTTAAAGAATATCGATCTGGAAATTGAGGAAGGTCAGTTTTTAGCGCTCTTAGGTCCCTCTGGGTCAGGAAAAAGCACTCTTCTAAGTATCCTTGGAGCGCTTAATCCTCCGACTTCAGGTCAGGTCTTGATTGATGGAATTTCGATTTATGATCTCGACAGTGAACGGAGAGCGGACTTTAGACATGAATACATAGGATTTGTATTTCAGCAATATCAACTTATCCCTTACTTAACCGCCTTAGAAAATGTGATGTTACCCTTGGCGATTAGTAAACGTTCAGATAAGGAACAACGAGAAATGGCTCAGAACGTATTGAAAAAAGTAGGGTTAGGTCAAAAATCCTCACGTTTACCGAATCAGTTATCCGGCGGGGAACAAAACCGAGTTGCGATTGCACGGGCGATTGTGAATGAACCGGCAATTATCTTCGCAGATGAGCCAACAGGTAGCCTGGATAGTAAGACAGCCCAAGAAATGCTGGACCTTTTTCAAGCTCTAAATAAAGAGGGCTTAACCATTATTATGGTCACTCATAACGTAGAAAATTTGGCTTGGGTATCTCGTTCCATTTCCATTCGGGACGGGCAACTCCGCGCGACCTCTTAA
- a CDS encoding ABC transporter permease: MRLVHISVQNLRRRKSRALLMMLSIVIGIASSTFLFTTTQAMEKDVADKLDQYGSNLLILPDSGEALTFGGITVGVTRKPQDLDMTIIEKMKTIENKESLATISPKLLADVEIQDQKVLLVGVDFAQELRLKKWWKIEGLNFGELPEKNEIIVGSEVARILGLNCGENVDIKGQPFLIKGVIQPTGSVEDDQAIFINLQTLQGMVNKPNSLSMVEAAALCYTCPIDQITQQLSEKLPGTQVTALWATLESRDQTVNKFSIFSIASSLILLITSALVVAISMISSVRERTRDIGVLGAIGFRKRHILQIIFLEAALVSLIGGLAGYFLGMGLAEAYGPTVAEMAILIPWQPILGVYATFGAVMISVLASIYPAWKAAKLDPIEALRYF, encoded by the coding sequence ATGAGGTTAGTACATATTAGCGTTCAGAACCTCCGACGACGTAAGTCACGGGCTCTTTTGATGATGCTCAGTATAGTTATTGGTATTGCGTCCAGCACTTTCCTCTTTACAACCACTCAGGCGATGGAAAAGGATGTTGCGGATAAACTCGATCAATATGGGTCGAACCTATTAATCTTGCCAGATTCAGGAGAAGCGTTGACCTTCGGCGGGATTACTGTTGGGGTTACAAGGAAACCGCAAGACTTGGATATGACCATTATTGAAAAAATGAAAACAATTGAAAACAAAGAAAGCTTGGCTACTATTTCCCCTAAGCTTTTAGCGGATGTGGAGATTCAAGATCAGAAGGTTTTACTTGTTGGGGTTGATTTCGCTCAAGAATTGAGGCTTAAGAAGTGGTGGAAAATTGAGGGCTTAAATTTTGGAGAGTTGCCTGAGAAGAATGAAATCATCGTGGGGAGTGAGGTAGCTCGGATTTTAGGGCTGAATTGCGGAGAGAACGTAGACATCAAAGGACAACCTTTTTTAATTAAGGGAGTTATCCAGCCGACAGGTTCAGTCGAGGACGATCAAGCGATTTTTATCAATCTTCAAACATTACAAGGAATGGTGAATAAGCCGAATTCTTTAAGCATGGTGGAAGCTGCAGCGCTTTGCTATACCTGCCCAATTGATCAAATCACGCAACAGCTCAGTGAAAAGCTTCCAGGAACACAGGTGACGGCTTTATGGGCGACGCTAGAATCGAGGGATCAGACCGTCAATAAATTCAGCATTTTTTCGATAGCTTCATCCCTCATATTATTGATTACGAGCGCTTTAGTCGTGGCCATCTCGATGATTTCTTCAGTTCGTGAACGGACTCGCGATATTGGAGTATTAGGGGCCATTGGTTTTAGAAAACGCCATATTCTCCAAATCATTTTTCTTGAAGCTGCTTTAGTCAGCTTAATCGGAGGACTAGCGGGTTATTTCCTTGGGATGGGTTTAGCAGAAGCCTATGGCCCGACGGTAGCGGAAATGGCCATTCTCATTCCCTGGCAACCTATTCTCGGAGTATATGCAACCTTTGGAGCAGTAATGATTAGTGTTTTAGCGAGTATATATCCGGCATGGAAGGCCGCAAAACTTGATCCAATTGAGGCTCTTCGGTATTTCTAG
- a CDS encoding ABC transporter permease, with amino-acid sequence MTLTQIALQNLRRRFGKTIFLILTFLLVVGTITTLNIVSSNMKQDLQQSLSQYGANIMITPKSEHLSLSYGGLAVSGVDYEVKNLEAGMIEKLEQVVAPGDVLAPKIIGSAKGNEKTFLIVGVDFAKELQMKPWWKIEGQVPKAQEVVVGFSLATENNFKIGDSLNIGNLKLKVSGVMQETGGSEDNAVFTDFQLARDLTGIQSEWSMIELNVAELQKILPLITENLPEANIASVSQLVQSAQENVDRFADFSVSISIALVVIGVFVIVSALAGNVNDRVRELGILRAIGFRQSHVLSLLGREALILSFVGSLLGYLLGILLPFALGPLLFQKTIPLEAHVLLGALCIFGAMINGLIAMIYPAWRVTKLDPQEALRFM; translated from the coding sequence ATGACGCTCACTCAGATTGCTTTACAAAACTTGCGACGACGTTTTGGGAAAACCATTTTTCTCATCTTAACGTTCCTATTGGTTGTTGGAACGATAACCACGTTAAACATCGTTTCTTCAAATATGAAGCAGGATTTACAACAAAGTCTAAGTCAATATGGAGCCAATATTATGATCACGCCAAAGTCGGAACATTTGTCCTTAAGCTATGGAGGACTGGCCGTTTCTGGAGTGGATTATGAAGTCAAAAATCTGGAAGCCGGGATGATCGAGAAGTTAGAACAAGTTGTTGCTCCTGGTGATGTTCTTGCTCCTAAAATTATTGGCAGTGCTAAGGGAAATGAGAAAACGTTTCTTATTGTAGGAGTTGACTTTGCTAAGGAGCTTCAGATGAAACCTTGGTGGAAAATCGAAGGTCAAGTTCCGAAGGCTCAAGAAGTTGTTGTGGGGTTCTCACTTGCAACCGAAAATAACTTCAAAATTGGTGATTCCTTAAACATAGGAAATCTGAAATTAAAAGTTTCCGGGGTGATGCAAGAGACTGGCGGATCTGAAGATAATGCAGTATTCACAGATTTTCAGTTAGCTAGGGATTTGACTGGAATCCAGAGCGAATGGTCCATGATTGAGTTAAATGTTGCAGAACTGCAAAAGATCCTTCCCTTAATTACGGAGAATCTACCTGAGGCTAATATAGCGTCAGTCTCGCAGCTTGTTCAGAGCGCACAAGAAAATGTGGACCGCTTTGCGGACTTCTCAGTGTCTATCTCCATTGCCTTAGTCGTTATCGGTGTATTTGTTATTGTTTCTGCGTTAGCAGGAAATGTCAATGACAGAGTACGGGAATTAGGGATACTTCGGGCGATTGGGTTTCGACAGTCCCATGTTTTGAGCTTACTAGGCCGGGAGGCTTTAATTCTAAGTTTTGTCGGTAGCCTGCTCGGTTATCTTTTAGGTATTTTATTACCTTTTGCCTTGGGACCTCTTCTTTTTCAGAAAACGATACCGTTAGAAGCGCATGTGCTACTGGGAGCCCTTTGTATTTTTGGGGCCATGATCAATGGCCTGATTGCTATGATTTATCCAGCCTGGAGAGTAACCAAGCTTGATCCTCAAGAGGCCTTACGTTTTATGTAA
- a CDS encoding sensor histidine kinase: protein MRRKLFLSTFAIILVTLILSLLSVNFVFKHQFTDYVAKTTEDSLAQLPNRLSSVYTQHGNWDTLSLYEISHDLPVGAEITLKDTQGKIITALTNPMDEMMKKSMMGMGMSYSVNNWKTQTLTIKGPQDNILATADVRYPSDAQILDPKDLSFVTAVFRSLLLAGALALVLGLLLSLWTSNQLVKPLRNLTQAVKRVGKGHLDEKVLISSQDEVGELAQAFNSMANDLKSQEMLRKQFTADIAHELRTPLTSLRSYIEAFQDGVLPPDQENLAALSEEIDRLVSLSSDLKDLNIAEIGKLQAQSQSVDLTSVLEKVIRNLSPLIQKKGIELTTQLPSEPVTLIADERLLTRLFYNLIHNAYKYTGEKGKIKIELFVRPNSADINVSDTGIGISENELPFIFERFYRAEKSRARETGGTGIGLALVKQILLLHKGTIDVQSGVGKGTTFKLTLPLKTETQTL, encoded by the coding sequence ATGCGCCGGAAACTATTTTTATCAACTTTTGCAATCATATTGGTCACCTTGATTCTTAGCCTGCTCTCCGTAAATTTTGTCTTTAAACACCAGTTCACCGATTATGTCGCCAAAACAACCGAAGACTCCCTAGCGCAATTACCCAATCGCTTAAGCTCTGTCTACACCCAACATGGGAATTGGGATACCTTGAGCCTCTATGAGATAAGTCACGATCTCCCCGTAGGGGCTGAAATTACTCTTAAAGACACTCAAGGAAAAATCATTACTGCCTTGACCAACCCAATGGACGAAATGATGAAAAAGAGCATGATGGGCATGGGGATGAGCTATTCAGTTAACAATTGGAAAACTCAAACTCTAACGATAAAGGGGCCTCAAGATAATATCCTAGCTACTGCTGACGTTCGTTATCCTTCAGACGCTCAGATTCTTGATCCTAAGGATTTATCCTTCGTAACTGCTGTCTTTCGCTCTTTGCTTTTAGCAGGAGCACTTGCATTAGTCCTTGGTCTTTTACTCAGTCTTTGGACAAGTAACCAGCTCGTTAAGCCACTACGAAATCTGACCCAAGCCGTGAAAAGGGTTGGAAAAGGTCACTTAGATGAGAAAGTCTTGATTTCGAGTCAAGATGAGGTGGGTGAACTAGCCCAAGCATTTAACTCCATGGCAAACGACCTCAAATCTCAGGAGATGCTACGTAAACAATTCACCGCCGATATTGCCCATGAATTACGAACACCCCTAACTTCATTACGCAGTTATATTGAAGCCTTTCAAGATGGAGTCCTCCCCCCTGATCAGGAAAACCTAGCCGCCTTAAGTGAAGAGATTGATCGGCTCGTCTCCTTATCCAGTGATCTTAAAGACTTAAACATTGCGGAGATTGGGAAACTTCAAGCTCAATCCCAGTCGGTTGATCTGACCTCCGTATTAGAAAAAGTCATTCGCAATCTTTCCCCTCTCATCCAGAAAAAAGGCATCGAACTCACTACCCAATTACCCTCAGAGCCTGTCACACTTATAGCAGATGAGAGGCTCCTTACCCGTTTATTTTATAATCTGATTCACAATGCCTATAAATACACTGGCGAAAAGGGGAAGATTAAAATTGAACTCTTCGTCCGCCCGAATTCAGCGGACATCAACGTCAGTGATACCGGCATTGGAATTTCTGAGAACGAGCTGCCCTTCATTTTCGAACGTTTTTATCGTGCTGAAAAATCGAGAGCAAGAGAGACGGGTGGCACAGGCATAGGGCTTGCCTTAGTCAAACAAATTCTACTTCTTCATAAAGGTACCATCGATGTTCAAAGTGGTGTTGGCAAGGGTACAACATTTAAGCTCACGCTTCCCTTAAAAACGGAAACCCAGACCCTTTAA
- a CDS encoding response regulator transcription factor produces MRILLVDDEKNILKVLKAYLQQEGYSVTTATNGLLALTIFKENKFDLVILDLMLPGLSGQEICKEIRKIAPTPIIMLTARDEEDQKIQGLSLGADDYITKPFSPREVIARVRAVLRRTGSETLPFADLISYNNGLTIDNLKHEVHLNERLISLTATEFKLLGALAQYPERVYSRNQLIEIVQGHDFMGDDRVIDAHIKKLRQKIEKAPDKPKILLTVYGVGYKFNPNLED; encoded by the coding sequence ATGCGCATTCTCTTAGTCGATGATGAAAAAAATATTCTCAAAGTTCTTAAGGCGTATCTTCAGCAAGAAGGATATAGCGTAACAACAGCAACAAATGGACTTTTAGCATTGACTATTTTTAAAGAAAATAAATTTGATCTTGTTATCTTAGATTTAATGCTACCCGGCCTTTCTGGCCAAGAAATATGTAAAGAAATTCGCAAAATCGCGCCAACTCCAATTATCATGTTAACGGCTAGAGATGAGGAAGATCAAAAAATCCAAGGATTATCCCTTGGCGCAGATGATTATATCACAAAGCCCTTTAGCCCGAGAGAGGTCATCGCCCGTGTGCGTGCAGTATTACGTCGCACAGGCTCTGAAACTCTCCCCTTCGCTGACCTAATTTCCTATAATAATGGTTTGACGATCGATAATCTGAAACATGAAGTTCATCTTAATGAGCGGCTTATCTCACTTACAGCCACGGAATTCAAACTTTTAGGAGCACTTGCTCAATATCCAGAACGTGTGTATAGCCGTAACCAGCTTATTGAAATCGTCCAAGGACACGATTTTATGGGTGATGACCGAGTGATCGATGCCCATATCAAAAAGTTACGTCAAAAGATCGAAAAAGCCCCCGATAAGCCTAAAATCTTACTTACTGTCTATGGAGTAGGGTATAAATTCAATCCTAATTTGGAGGATTAG
- a CDS encoding alpha/beta fold hydrolase: protein MGYCQVHGEKIFYIESSLPNSNDNVVLFIHGAGGSSEVWSNQLSPIEGYRLFALDLPGHGHSEGKAASDIQEYSRFIADFIETLDLHFVILVGHSMGGGIVLESALAQPQLSWLKGIVLVDTGSRLRVNKKTLEQLAQGKLPFDIIPYLYSQNSTPEILTQALEDMKKVQAEVYLADFQACDAFDRSNEIQTLKLPTCIICGENDRMTPLKYSNGLHEALPQSKLEIISSAGHMSMQESPEEVNRALRQFLKGLA from the coding sequence ATGGGATACTGTCAAGTTCATGGGGAGAAGATCTTTTATATTGAAAGCTCCTTGCCAAACTCAAACGATAATGTTGTGCTTTTTATTCATGGTGCTGGGGGTTCAAGCGAGGTTTGGTCCAATCAACTTTCCCCGATTGAGGGGTATCGACTATTCGCTTTGGACTTACCAGGACATGGTCATTCGGAAGGAAAAGCTGCAAGTGATATACAAGAGTATAGTCGTTTTATTGCAGATTTCATAGAAACACTCGATTTGCATTTTGTAATTCTTGTTGGGCATTCCATGGGCGGCGGAATTGTTTTAGAATCTGCTCTAGCTCAACCTCAACTTAGTTGGCTCAAGGGAATAGTTCTAGTAGACACGGGCTCGCGTCTTCGTGTCAATAAGAAAACACTTGAACAACTGGCACAGGGAAAATTGCCCTTCGATATTATTCCTTATCTTTATAGCCAGAATAGTACTCCTGAGATCCTCACACAGGCTTTAGAGGATATGAAGAAGGTCCAGGCAGAAGTTTACTTGGCAGATTTTCAAGCATGTGATGCTTTTGATCGAAGTAATGAGATTCAGACGCTTAAGCTGCCCACGTGTATTATTTGCGGCGAGAATGACCGCATGACTCCGCTGAAATATTCGAATGGACTTCACGAAGCGCTACCCCAGTCTAAACTTGAAATTATCTCTTCAGCAGGGCATATGAGTATGCAAGAAAGTCCTGAAGAGGTAAATAGAGCACTCAGGCAATTTCTAAAGGGTTTAGCATAA
- a CDS encoding helix-turn-helix domain-containing protein, translating to MRITPLKQKLIDNSLTISSLAKSCNISSSYLSLIVNGHRTNIDEEIIRLLSENLNIQPNDFKTFLIPHGLKRTESQEAQKQGLLWLNNLLDALDVDNKREIRYYTDLLYTISSSVLLAKRYVEWYEGWQLALENQFEDALKLFEQAKQLQPSLSVEKRFKAKVMGSIGGALVAKGNYKEAMKSFRSSLFLWDSGKQVAIVYLNMGTLFRRTHQYKRASEMYEKAIEYGPNHVKINAFSSLAQVALDKNDLHKARQCVLRGYWTAKSEIKPRDKDVLYCNIGLYFSLLGKTKRSKYWLGKSLRINLETKNRRTKQFALAELVNVYLLEDNISQADNLLASIHNELSENNDSLALASSFCIIAKRHLKTKELNKSFLILTRCYDILSKLPPSYEQITCCSLLKKYYQIIKEPYLAEFYDNEIKYMKSKIR from the coding sequence GTGAGAATTACTCCGTTAAAACAAAAGCTTATAGATAATTCATTAACAATAAGCAGCTTAGCCAAAAGTTGTAATATAAGTAGCAGCTATCTTTCACTTATAGTTAATGGGCACAGAACCAATATTGATGAAGAAATAATAAGATTGCTCTCAGAAAACTTAAATATCCAGCCCAATGACTTTAAAACTTTCCTAATTCCGCACGGACTTAAAAGAACGGAAAGCCAGGAGGCTCAGAAACAAGGACTGCTTTGGTTAAATAACCTCTTGGATGCTCTGGACGTAGATAATAAGAGAGAGATTCGCTATTATACGGACCTACTATACACAATAAGTAGCTCAGTTCTCCTTGCGAAGAGGTATGTGGAATGGTATGAAGGATGGCAATTAGCCCTAGAGAACCAATTTGAAGATGCCCTTAAACTCTTCGAACAGGCAAAGCAGTTACAGCCTAGTCTGTCTGTTGAAAAACGCTTTAAAGCAAAAGTTATGGGGAGTATTGGCGGAGCCTTAGTTGCTAAAGGAAATTACAAAGAAGCTATGAAATCATTCCGATCCAGCCTATTTCTTTGGGATTCAGGAAAACAGGTTGCTATCGTATATCTTAATATGGGTACTCTATTCAGACGAACTCATCAATATAAACGGGCAAGCGAAATGTACGAAAAAGCGATAGAATACGGTCCAAATCACGTAAAAATAAACGCCTTCTCCAGCCTTGCACAAGTGGCACTTGATAAAAATGATCTACATAAGGCGAGGCAATGTGTACTTAGAGGTTATTGGACTGCAAAGTCAGAAATAAAACCACGAGATAAAGACGTTCTATATTGTAACATTGGACTTTATTTTTCTCTTTTAGGTAAAACAAAACGATCAAAATATTGGCTAGGGAAATCTTTGAGGATCAATTTAGAGACTAAAAATAGAAGAACAAAACAATTTGCTTTAGCTGAACTCGTTAATGTATATCTATTAGAGGATAATATAAGTCAAGCAGACAACTTATTAGCCAGTATCCATAACGAACTATCGGAGAACAATGATTCACTGGCTTTAGCAAGCAGCTTTTGTATTATCGCTAAACGCCACTTAAAAACTAAGGAGCTCAATAAAAGTTTTCTAATATTAACCCGATGCTACGATATTCTAAGTAAATTACCTCCATCATATGAGCAAATAACCTGCTGCTCACTTCTAAAGAAGTATTATCAGATTATTAAAGAACCTTACCTTGCGGAATTTTATGACAATGAGATTAAATATATGAAAAGTAAAATAAGATAG
- a CDS encoding 3'-5' exonuclease, protein MPFIIFDLEFNQDVSSLQNFDRKRSPYPFEIIQMGAIKLNLEFNTVDTFNRYVKPTFYTRINPFVTELTGITTEQLLTEEPFPKIYEAYTTFINESDSIFCAWGMSDITELFKNAEHHQLSHRFLPKRVINLQPYVSTHFNFSQKNLLRLQHAVELLHIPITYAFHNALHDAFYTAEIFKKVYNSSIQPKPYDPSHRAIRQKHQKRIIDIDKLLQQFEKIYARKITAEEQEMIKLAYKMGRTNQFLKDV, encoded by the coding sequence ATGCCTTTCATTATATTTGATTTAGAATTTAATCAAGACGTTTCTTCTTTGCAGAATTTTGATAGAAAACGATCTCCCTATCCCTTCGAAATTATCCAAATGGGTGCCATCAAATTAAATTTGGAATTTAACACCGTAGACACTTTTAACCGTTACGTAAAGCCAACCTTCTACACAAGAATTAATCCATTTGTCACAGAATTGACCGGTATAACCACAGAGCAGCTTCTAACAGAAGAGCCCTTTCCTAAGATTTATGAGGCGTATACAACGTTTATCAATGAGAGCGATTCTATATTTTGTGCTTGGGGCATGTCTGATATAACAGAACTATTCAAAAATGCCGAACACCATCAATTAAGCCACAGGTTTTTACCGAAAAGGGTTATCAACCTACAACCCTATGTTTCCACGCATTTCAATTTTTCTCAAAAAAACTTATTACGTCTTCAACATGCTGTTGAGTTACTCCATATCCCAATAACATATGCATTTCACAATGCACTTCATGATGCTTTTTATACGGCTGAAATATTTAAAAAAGTATATAATTCTTCGATTCAACCAAAACCCTATGACCCATCCCACAGAGCAATTAGACAGAAACATCAAAAAAGAATAATAGATATCGATAAGCTACTTCAGCAATTCGAAAAAATATATGCCCGAAAAATAACTGCAGAAGAACAAGAGATGATTAAACTTGCCTATAAAATGGGGAGGACAAATCAATTTTTGAAAGACGTATAA